One stretch of Anguilla anguilla isolate fAngAng1 chromosome 5, fAngAng1.pri, whole genome shotgun sequence DNA includes these proteins:
- the LOC118228239 gene encoding teashirt homolog 3-like has protein sequence MPRRKQQAPRRAAAYVPEELKDAALLDGGVEETDIVMEEEPPAKYRCSEEDLPGRDPACLRDSPMGGLSSREMDSESHLSESSDRMSDFESASVKNEEAVKGPPVTPPTKTAAGDEASAGPDSLDRMRAIYTSFLTNSYWSSLSLNLAQAEVEKSQQSSSSSSSSSSSSCSSGGGGGGGGGGGGYDWHQSAVAKSLQQASQSNRLSPEPGLFSTAQVQPQKPKLFGSVFTGASRFRCKDCSGAYDTLVELTVHMNETGHYRDDNHGKDEKGARRWSKPRKRSLMEMEGQEDAQRVLKCMYCGHSFESLQDLSVHMIKTKHYQKVPLKEPMNPVATKLMSSIRKRSPAELELPSSPESPAGTPKPHLMDTSGILQKATHQYVTSRNRQGHQNGTSYAWQFESRKSQILKCMECGSSYNNLQELTAHMMVTGHFMKVTSSSAKRGKQLAESLAAPFLSALAEEKFQSVPLAATAFPAPPAVSSSSVSPKLCVEIKEEEKERSCSAEAGDKDAKAPVIEEENKDDVKANVSKYHYLTEDDLKDSPKGGLDILKSLENTVTSAINKAQNGSPSWGGYPSIHAAYQLPNIVKLSLASSEKSSPLKYMFAGESLSPNKGQVLVPPTGSPLPQNNFHAMEELVKKVTEKVAKVEEKMKNHRAKASPHRRATPSPCSSDTGGSSRRNSPKDRRTETPETNSVNHKNCNGNSLAKESLENGTDSAKKMPSSALCGSTAIITDHPPEQPFINPLSALQSIMNVHLGKAAKPALPTMDPMSMLFKMSNSLAEKAAVATPPVQSKKKEQAGRRFYQADEDQPIDLTKGKRDKSCSPGSALPLPTCTSSSISFSPSSTVTMSKTSLATPFISNSPVRENALSDISDMLRNLTEGHMPKSSTPVSLSEQPDLEGMTFEEAEEASPAQKRKGRQSNWKPQHLLLLQAQFTSSLRKGPDGKYVMSDLTPQERMYTSRFTGLSMTTISHWLANVKYQLRRTGGTKFLKNLDSCSPVFFCSDCASQVRAPSAYVTHLESHLGFRLRDLAKLSTEQLGSRAARHTRGLSDKPLLAPSPSPSPSPSPSPSLEEEGNGTPYQCKLCDRTFGSKHAVKLHLSKTHGKSPEDHLLYVCELEKQ, from the coding sequence CGTATGTCCCTGAGGAACTAAAGGATGCTGCCTTGCTGGACGGAGGCGTGGAAGAGACCGACATTGTGATGGAGGAGGAGCCTCCAGCCAAGTACAGGTGTTCAGAGGAGGACTTGCCGGGCAGAGACCCTGCGTGCCTCCGGGACTCCCCCATGGGCGGGCTCTCCAGCCGCGAGATGGACAGCGAGTCGCACCTCAGCGAGTCCAGCGACCGGATGTCCGACTTCGAGAGCGCCTCCGTCAAAAACGAGGAGGCGGTCAAAGGGCCTCCGGTAACTCCGCCGACCAAGACGGCGGCCGGCGATGAGGCGTCCGCCGGACCGGACAGCCTGGACCGCATGAGGGCCATCTACACCAGCTTCCTGACCAACTCCTACTGGTCGTCCCTCAGCCTGAACCTGGCCCAGGCGGAGGTGGAGAAGTcccagcagagcagcagcagcagtagcagcagcagcagtagtagctgcagcagcggcggcggcggcggtggcggcggcggcggcggcggctacgACTGGCACCAGTCCGCCGTCGCCAAGAGCCTGCAGCAGGCCTCCCAGAGCAACCGGCTGTCCCCGGAGCCCGGCCTCTTCAGCACCGCGCAGGTTCAGCCGCAGAAACCCAAGCTGTTCGGCTCCGTCTTCACCGGGGCCAGCAGGTTCCGCTGCAAGGACTGCAGCGGCGCCTACGACACCTTGGTCGAGCTGACCGTTCACATGAACGAGACCGGCCACTACCGGGACGACAACCACGGGAAGGACGAGAAGGGCGCCAGGCGGTGGTCCAAACCGCGCAAGCGCTCTCTCATGGAGATGGAGGGTCAGGAGGACGCCCAGCGGGTCCTGAAGTGCATGTACTGCGGACATTCCTTCGAGTCTCTGCAGGACCTGAGCGTCCACATGATCAAGACCAAACATTACCAGAAAGTGCCTCTCAAGGAGCCTATGAACCCCGTGGCTACCAAATTAATGTCCTCCATCCGGAAAAGGAGCCCTGCTGAGCTGGAGCTCCCCAGCTCCCCGGAATCACCCGCAGGGACCCCTAAACCCCACCTGATGGACACCAGTGGCATTCTGCAGAAGGCCACCCACCAGTACGTTACCTCCAGAAACCGACAGGGGCACCAGAACGGCACCAGCTACGCCTGGCAGTTTGAGTCGCGGAAGTCGCAGATCCTCAAGTGCATGGAGTGCGGGAGCTCGTACAACAACCTGCAGGAGCTGACCGCGCACATGATGGTGACGGGCCACTTCATGAAGGTCACCAGCTCCTCCGCCAAGAGGGGCAAGCAGCTCGCCGAGTCCCTGGCCGCGCCCTTCCTGTCCGCCCTGGCCGAGGAGAAGTTCCAGTCCGTTCCGCTGGCCGCGACCGCgttccccgccccgcccgcggTGTCATCCTCGAGCGTCTCCCCCAAGCTCTGTGTGGAGAtcaaggaggaggagaaagagaggtcTTGCTCCGCGGAGGCGGGTGACAAAGACGCCAAGGCGCCCGTCATAGAGGAGGAGAACAAGGACGACGTGAAAGCCAACGTTTCCAAATACCACTACCTGACTGAGGATGACCTGAAGGACAGTCCGAAAGGGGGGCTCGACATCCTCAAATCTCTGGAGAACACTGTAACGTCGGCCATCAACAAAGCGCAGAATGGCAGTCCTAGTTGGGGAGGGTACCCCAGCATCCACGCCGCCTACCAGCTCCCGAACATTGTGAAGCTCTCTTTGGCTTCCTCTGAGAAAAGCTCTCCTTTGAAATACATGTTTGCGGGAGAATCTCTGTCCCCTAATAAAGGCCAAGTGCTTGTCCCTCCCACCGGCTCGCCTCTGCCCCAAAACAACTTCCATGCAATGGAGGAGCTCGTCAAGAAGGTCACGGAGAAAGTGGCCAAGGTGGAGGAGAAGATGAAGAACCACCGGGCCAAAGCCTCGCCGCACAGGCGGGCGACGCCCTCTCCTTGTAGCAGCGACACGGGCGGCTCCTCCAGGAGGAACTCCCCCAAAGACAGGAGAACGGAAACCCCGGAGACGAACAGCGTCAATCACAAAAACTGCAACGGCAATAGCCTGGCGAAGGAGTCGCTTGAGAACGGGACGGACTCCGCGAAAAAAATgccctcctctgctctctgcgGGAGCACTGCCATTATCACCGACCACCCGCCCGAGCAGCCCTTCATTAACCCCTTAAGTGCGCTTCAGTCCATCATGAACGTCCACCTGGGCAAAGCTGCCAAGCCGGCGTTGCCGACTATGGACCCCATGAGCATGCTGTTCAAAATGAGCAACAGCCTGGCTGAGAAGGCCGCCGTGGCCACCCCGCCGGTCCAGTCCAAAAAGAAAGAGCAGGCGGGACGCCGTTTCTATCAGGCCGATGAGGATCAGCCCATAGACCTGACCAAAGGCAAGCGCGATAAAAGCTGTTCTCCCGGTTCCGCTCTGCCGCTGCCGACGTGCACGTCGTCCTCGATTTCCTTTTCCCCTTCGTCCACCGTGACCATGTCAAAGACGTCCTTGGCGACGCCGTTCATCTCAAACTCGCCCGTGCGCGAGAACGCCTTGTCGGACATCTCGGACATGCTGAGGAACCTGACGGAGGGCCACATGCCCAAATCCTCCACGCCCGTCAGCTTGTCGGAGCAGCCGGACCTAGAGGGCATGACCTTCGAGGAGGCCGAAGAGGCCTCCCCAGCCCAGAAACGGAAGGGCCGGCAGTCCAACTGGAAGCCCCAGcacctgctgctcctccaggcCCAGTTCACCTCCAGCTTGCGGAAGGGACCGGACGGGAAGTACGTCATGTCCGACCTCACCCCCCAGGAGCGGATGTACACCTCCCGCTTCACCGGCCTCTCCATGACGACCATCAGCCACTGGCTGGCCAACGTGAAGTACCAGCTGAGGAGAACTGGCGGGACCAAGTTCCTGAAGAACCTGGACTCGTGCAGCCCCGTGTTCTTCTGCAGCGACTGCGCCTCGCAGGTTCGGGCTCCCTCCGCCTACGTCACGCACCTGGAGTCTCACCTGGGCTTCAGGCTGCGGGACCTGGCCAAGCTGTCGACCGAGCAGCTCGGCAGCCGGGCCGCTCGGCACACCAGAGGCCTGTCGGACAAGCCGCTCCTtgccccctccccgtccccctctccctcccccagcccctccccctccctggaggaggaggggaacggCACCCCCTATCAGTGCAAGCTCTGCGACCGGACTTTTGGAAGTAAGCACGCCGTCAAGCTCCACCTCAGCAAGACCCACGGGAAGTCTCCAGAGGACCACCTCCTCTACGTGTGTGAGCTGGAGAAGCAGTAA